A portion of the Alphaproteobacteria bacterium genome contains these proteins:
- the ligA gene encoding NAD-dependent DNA ligase LigA: protein MTDKTRPDPKTLSPADAGAEHARLSEDIRAHNVSYHQNDAPVVSDAEYDALFRRLLDLEAAHPDLVTEDSPSQAVGAAPAQGFAKVRHSVPMLSLGNAFNDEDVGEFLTRIRRFLSLDGDDTLDIVAEPKIDGLSVSLRYENGKFVRGATRGDGNEGEDITENLRTIKDIPETLSGDAPDIVEIRGEVYLPRSAFRALNESQEAAGAKIFANPRNAAAGSLRQLDTTVTAKRPLRIFAYAWGEMSADVAETQMGFLERVAAWGFQINALSRICTGLDEILENYASISAQRPSLDYDIDGIVYKVDRLDFQRRLGFVSRAPRWAIAHKFPAEQATTILREIDIQVGRTGALTPVARLEPVTVGGVVVSNATLHNEDEINRKDVRAGDTVLIQRAGDVIPQVVRAIAEKRPKGAETFVFPDRCPVCNSEAVRDEDEAVRRCTGGLICPAQAVERLKHFVSRNAFDIEGLGAKNVTALHADGLLASPADIFRLETHKDALLEREGWGQQSVENLLQAIDERRNVSLDRFIYALGIRQVGQATARLLARTYGSLSDWRAAMAAAQDPEDDAYAELLNIDGIGVSVANDLLAFVHEDHNRQVLDDLDALLDIRPFEQPDSDSELAGKTIVFTGTLEKMTRSEAKSRAEAMGAKVSGSVSSKTDLVVAGPGAGSKAKKAAELGLKIVDEDGWIEMIAG, encoded by the coding sequence ATGACGGATAAAACGCGACCCGACCCCAAAACCCTGTCACCGGCGGACGCCGGCGCGGAACACGCGCGGCTGTCAGAGGATATCCGTGCGCATAATGTGTCCTACCACCAAAACGACGCGCCGGTAGTCTCCGATGCGGAATATGACGCGCTGTTCCGGCGTCTGCTGGATCTCGAGGCCGCGCATCCGGATCTGGTCACCGAGGACAGCCCGAGCCAGGCGGTGGGCGCCGCGCCCGCGCAAGGGTTTGCCAAGGTCCGTCACTCGGTACCGATGCTTTCTCTCGGCAACGCGTTCAACGACGAGGATGTCGGGGAGTTCCTGACCCGTATCCGGCGGTTTTTGAGTCTCGACGGGGACGATACGCTGGATATCGTCGCCGAACCGAAGATCGACGGGCTATCGGTCTCTCTCAGATACGAGAATGGGAAGTTCGTACGGGGTGCGACCCGCGGCGACGGCAACGAGGGTGAAGACATCACCGAAAACCTGCGCACAATCAAAGATATCCCGGAAACGCTCAGTGGAGACGCGCCCGACATCGTTGAAATTCGCGGGGAGGTCTATCTCCCGCGCTCCGCGTTCCGCGCCCTCAACGAGAGTCAGGAAGCGGCAGGGGCCAAGATTTTTGCCAACCCGCGCAACGCCGCCGCCGGTAGCCTGCGTCAGCTCGACACGACCGTCACGGCCAAGCGCCCCTTGCGCATATTCGCCTATGCCTGGGGTGAGATGAGCGCGGACGTGGCAGAGACGCAAATGGGGTTTCTCGAACGGGTCGCGGCCTGGGGTTTCCAGATCAACGCCCTATCGCGCATCTGTACCGGCCTGGACGAAATTCTCGAAAACTACGCGTCCATATCCGCGCAACGCCCGTCGCTCGACTATGATATCGACGGCATTGTCTACAAGGTCGACCGGCTCGACTTTCAACGACGCCTCGGTTTTGTCAGCCGCGCCCCCCGTTGGGCCATTGCGCACAAATTCCCCGCGGAACAGGCGACAACAATCCTGCGGGAGATCGACATCCAGGTCGGGCGGACCGGCGCCCTCACACCCGTTGCCCGTCTCGAGCCGGTAACGGTCGGCGGTGTCGTGGTCTCGAATGCGACCCTGCACAATGAAGACGAAATCAACCGCAAGGACGTCCGGGCGGGCGATACGGTCCTGATCCAGCGCGCCGGCGACGTGATCCCCCAGGTTGTCCGCGCAATCGCGGAGAAACGTCCGAAAGGCGCAGAAACATTTGTATTTCCGGATCGCTGCCCGGTCTGCAACTCCGAAGCCGTGCGCGACGAGGATGAGGCCGTACGCCGCTGCACCGGCGGTCTGATCTGCCCCGCCCAGGCCGTCGAACGGCTGAAACATTTCGTGTCGCGCAACGCATTCGATATCGAGGGTTTGGGTGCGAAGAATGTAACCGCTTTGCACGCAGATGGTCTGCTGGCGAGCCCCGCTGATATCTTTCGCCTCGAAACCCACAAGGACGCGTTGCTGGAACGCGAAGGCTGGGGCCAACAATCCGTGGAAAACCTGCTCCAGGCCATCGACGAACGGCGCAACGTCTCGCTGGACCGCTTTATTTATGCGCTGGGCATACGCCAGGTGGGCCAGGCAACGGCGCGTCTGCTCGCACGCACCTATGGCAGCCTGTCGGACTGGCGCGCTGCCATGGCGGCCGCTCAGGACCCGGAGGACGACGCCTATGCGGAACTTCTGAATATCGACGGGATCGGCGTATCCGTCGCCAACGATCTCCTCGCCTTCGTGCACGAGGATCACAACCGACAGGTGCTCGACGATCTCGACGCGCTGCTCGATATCCGGCCTTTCGAACAGCCCGATAGCGATTCCGAACTGGCCGGGAAGACCATCGTGTTCACGGGGACGCTGGAAAAAATGACTCGCTCGGAGGCCAAGTCACGCGCCGAGGCGATGGGCGCGAAGGTCTCGGGTTCGGTGTCCAGCAAGACCGATCTTGTGGTCGCGGGACCCGGTGCGGGCTCGAAGGCGAAGAAGGCTGCCGAATTGGGGCTCAAGATCGTCGACGAGGATGGCTGGATCGAGATGATCGCCGGCTAG
- a CDS encoding outer membrane protein assembly factor BamD has translation MPKTHSWTKHAGIGAALLAVSILAGCSSDDGPEYIERPVEELYNEAVDQAEAKEFADAADTFLEVERQHPYSIWATKAQLMSAFSYYSDGQYDDAILSADRFIQLHPGNRDVSYAYYLKALSYYEQITDVGRDQRTTELALQSLDDVVRRFPDSRYAKDAVLKIDLTRDHLAGKEMEIGRYYHERDNFLAAINRYRTVIENYQTTTHVPEALHRLSEAYAALGIEPEAQSNAAVLGHNFPGSEWYIDSYELVEGEVIRDLDGDGVPDPVREPGFFSRIWPF, from the coding sequence ATGCCGAAGACACATTCCTGGACAAAACACGCCGGTATCGGCGCCGCCCTTTTGGCCGTCTCGATTCTGGCCGGCTGTTCTTCCGATGATGGGCCGGAATATATAGAACGACCGGTTGAGGAACTTTACAACGAAGCGGTCGATCAGGCGGAGGCCAAGGAATTCGCCGACGCCGCGGATACGTTTCTGGAAGTCGAACGTCAGCATCCCTACTCAATCTGGGCGACCAAGGCCCAGCTCATGTCGGCCTTCAGCTACTACTCCGACGGTCAGTATGACGACGCAATCCTGTCGGCCGACCGGTTCATCCAACTCCACCCGGGCAACCGCGATGTTTCTTACGCCTACTATCTGAAGGCGTTGAGCTACTACGAGCAGATCACCGATGTCGGGCGCGACCAGCGAACCACTGAGTTGGCGCTGCAGTCCCTCGACGACGTGGTCCGCCGCTTTCCCGATTCCCGGTATGCCAAGGACGCGGTGCTGAAAATCGACCTTACCCGCGACCATCTCGCGGGCAAGGAAATGGAGATCGGCCGGTATTATCACGAGCGGGACAATTTCCTGGCCGCGATCAACCGTTACCGAACGGTGATCGAGAACTACCAGACCACCACCCATGTCCCGGAAGCCCTGCACCGGCTTTCCGAGGCCTATGCGGCCCTTGGCATTGAGCCCGAAGCGCAGTCCAACGCAGCCGTTCTCGGCCATAACTTCCCGGGCAGCGAGTGGTACATCGACAGTTACGAACTCGTCGAAGGAGAGGTCATCCGCGACCTGGATGGCGACGGCGTACCCGACCCGGTCAGAGAACCCGGGTTCTTCAGCCGCATCTGGCCGTTCTAA
- the lpxC gene encoding UDP-3-O-acyl-N-acetylglucosamine deacetylase, with product MTSTPDIDLGLQHTLKSEIGCSGTGLHTGETVSILLKPAPVNTGVIFRRTDEIGNGAEIPALVENVVEATLCTTLGNEDGVTVATVEHLLAALAGCAIDNVYVEVSGSELPIMDGSAAPFVFLIECAGVVSQDAPRRFIEVLKRVDVEIDGREVSLSPGSGFSVGFGIDFDSDAIGKQDMNVRLVNGTFKGEISRARTFGFAEEVDQLRRMGLALGGSLDNAVVVSGDEILNDEGLRYEDEFVRHKILDCVGDLYLAGAQISGHFQGYRSGHAMNHEIVRALFADPSAWRYAELPEAVVEPEPLAATA from the coding sequence ATGACTTCTACGCCGGACATCGACCTGGGACTACAGCACACGCTGAAGAGTGAAATCGGCTGCAGCGGTACGGGCTTGCACACGGGTGAGACGGTTTCGATCCTGCTCAAGCCCGCCCCCGTAAACACCGGTGTCATATTCCGTCGAACTGATGAAATCGGCAACGGGGCGGAAATTCCGGCCCTCGTTGAAAATGTGGTCGAAGCGACGCTCTGTACCACCCTGGGCAATGAAGACGGCGTGACCGTCGCAACGGTCGAGCATCTGCTTGCCGCGCTCGCCGGCTGCGCGATCGACAATGTTTACGTCGAGGTCAGCGGTTCGGAACTCCCGATTATGGATGGCAGTGCCGCACCCTTTGTTTTCCTGATCGAATGCGCCGGCGTGGTGTCGCAGGACGCGCCGCGGCGGTTTATCGAAGTTCTCAAGCGGGTCGATGTTGAAATCGACGGCCGCGAAGTCTCTCTCTCCCCCGGTTCCGGTTTCTCCGTTGGTTTCGGCATCGACTTCGATTCCGATGCGATCGGCAAACAGGATATGAACGTGCGGCTGGTGAACGGCACCTTCAAGGGCGAGATCTCGCGGGCGCGCACCTTTGGCTTTGCCGAAGAAGTCGATCAGCTCCGCCGCATGGGCCTCGCGCTCGGTGGCAGCCTCGACAACGCTGTCGTGGTCAGCGGCGACGAAATTCTCAATGACGAGGGTCTGCGCTACGAGGACGAGTTTGTGCGCCACAAGATCCTCGACTGTGTCGGTGATCTTTATCTCGCCGGGGCCCAGATTTCGGGTCACTTCCAGGGGTATCGCTCCGGTCATGCCATGAACCACGAGATTGTGCGGGCTCTTTTCGCCGATCCCAGTGCCTGGCGTTATGCCGAATTGCCGGAAGCCGTTGTCGAACCCGAACCGCTCGCGGCGACAGCATAA
- the recN gene encoding DNA repair protein RecN translates to MLRHLSIRDVVLIDRAELSFGPGLSALTGETGAGKSILLDAFGLTLGARSDAGLVRQGAEQASVTAIFDEASATRLEDLFEAHGIEIDSGEDLILRRTVGAEGRSRAFLNDQPISIGLLRQIGDSLVEIHGQFERFSLAEPVNQRRALDAFAETGKARKRVAERFHAWRDAVTRHAEAQQALSASTDRADELRAALEELDQLEAQVGEEAELSSRRQLLQNAGRLVDTLNEASDALTGENGAETMLQRAAGRLERDDDISGGRLAPVIAAIDKSSAELAEAIQELNSVAHDLETDTGEIEAVEERLFAILAAARRHQVPADELPELRESLASQLAAIDGRDDHLDMLAKNVEAARRGYCEAAESLSQTRQKAARKLDTRIAGEFPPLKLDNATLATSVTPLDETDWAEHGIDAVAFNVSTNPGASPGPLGRIASGGELSRFMLALKVVLAGTSGAGTIVFDEVDTGIGGATAAAVGERLAELAGSDAEQQILVVTHSPQVAAAASEHLRVEKRTGGKHSAKTVTTAVARLDAEERREEIARMLAGADITDEARAAADKLMDRERVSSTANA, encoded by the coding sequence ATGCTGCGCCATCTGTCGATCCGGGACGTCGTCCTGATCGATCGGGCTGAACTCTCGTTCGGCCCGGGACTGAGCGCTCTGACGGGCGAAACGGGCGCCGGCAAGTCCATCCTGCTCGACGCATTCGGCCTGACCCTCGGCGCGCGGTCCGACGCGGGTCTGGTGCGACAGGGTGCCGAACAGGCGTCTGTTACCGCGATTTTCGACGAAGCCAGCGCCACGCGTCTCGAAGACCTGTTCGAGGCCCACGGGATCGAGATTGATTCCGGAGAGGACCTGATTCTCCGCCGCACCGTTGGCGCCGAGGGCCGCAGTCGCGCTTTCCTCAATGATCAACCGATCAGCATCGGCCTGTTACGCCAGATCGGTGATTCACTCGTCGAAATACATGGCCAGTTCGAACGATTTTCGCTGGCGGAACCGGTCAATCAGCGCCGCGCTCTGGATGCTTTCGCGGAAACGGGCAAGGCCCGCAAACGCGTCGCAGAACGTTTCCACGCATGGCGCGACGCCGTCACCCGGCACGCCGAGGCGCAACAGGCCCTTTCCGCATCGACGGACAGGGCGGACGAGTTGCGCGCCGCACTGGAAGAACTCGACCAGTTGGAAGCACAGGTCGGGGAAGAGGCCGAGCTCTCCTCCCGCCGGCAATTGCTGCAAAACGCCGGACGTCTGGTTGATACCCTGAACGAGGCATCAGATGCCCTGACCGGAGAGAATGGTGCAGAAACGATGCTCCAGCGCGCCGCCGGTCGCCTCGAGCGCGACGACGATATTTCCGGCGGGCGCCTCGCACCTGTAATCGCCGCCATCGACAAGAGCAGTGCGGAACTCGCCGAAGCGATCCAGGAGCTCAACTCCGTCGCCCATGACCTTGAGACGGACACCGGTGAGATCGAGGCCGTCGAGGAGCGACTTTTCGCCATTCTCGCCGCCGCGCGCCGGCATCAGGTCCCCGCCGACGAACTTCCCGAATTGCGCGAAAGCCTCGCGTCCCAGCTCGCTGCGATCGATGGGCGTGACGATCATCTCGACATGCTGGCGAAAAACGTCGAAGCCGCACGGCGCGGTTACTGTGAAGCGGCAGAGAGCCTGTCCCAGACCCGCCAGAAAGCAGCGCGCAAACTCGACACTCGGATCGCCGGGGAATTTCCGCCCCTGAAGCTCGACAACGCAACGCTGGCAACCAGCGTCACCCCGCTGGACGAAACCGACTGGGCGGAACACGGCATCGACGCCGTCGCGTTCAATGTATCAACCAACCCGGGGGCATCTCCCGGACCGCTGGGGCGGATCGCGTCGGGGGGTGAGCTGAGCCGTTTCATGCTGGCCCTCAAGGTCGTGCTCGCAGGCACATCGGGCGCCGGGACCATCGTGTTCGACGAGGTGGATACGGGTATCGGCGGCGCCACTGCCGCCGCCGTGGGCGAACGCCTGGCCGAACTGGCCGGGTCGGACGCGGAGCAGCAAATCCTGGTCGTCACCCACAGCCCGCAGGTGGCGGCGGCGGCGAGCGAGCATCTGCGGGTCGAAAAACGTACCGGCGGCAAGCATTCTGCAAAAACCGTCACGACGGCAGTGGCACGACTGGATGCCGAGGAACGACGCGAGGAAATCGCCCGGATGCTGGCAGGTGCGGACATCACGGACGAGGCGCGTGCGGCTGCCGACAAACTCATGGATCGCGAGCGCGTGTCCTCGACAGCAAACGCCTGA
- a CDS encoding DMT family transporter yields the protein MIGVLWVSAIIIIWSAFHLSGRLSVQFTLTPYDLTTLRVCVAGTIFFPWLLRYGLGGISFWQALLLALTAGPGFSVFAFGGYMFAPAAHGATILAGTLPLFTAPLAWWLIGERMGTWRVISVTMIFAGAMFLVLDASESGAPNEWLGDLLFFVGAASWSVFGVLARKWNVLPLRSAAIVATFTFAIYTPIHLLFLPSGLLEASWEEIAAQWTFQGLIVFMGSTLGYPRAVAALGATPTATAVAVVPATVALIAWYVLGEPLSAVAAGGVTLVVVGMMAGGIPAWRRDPGLSS from the coding sequence ATGATCGGGGTCCTCTGGGTCAGCGCGATCATTATCATCTGGTCCGCGTTCCACCTGTCGGGACGGCTCTCCGTTCAGTTCACGTTGACCCCCTATGATCTGACGACCCTGCGCGTGTGCGTTGCCGGGACCATCTTTTTTCCGTGGTTGCTGAGATACGGGCTCGGTGGCATCAGCTTTTGGCAGGCGCTGCTGCTCGCGCTCACGGCGGGGCCCGGCTTCTCTGTCTTCGCTTTTGGTGGCTACATGTTCGCGCCCGCCGCCCATGGCGCCACCATCCTTGCCGGAACGCTGCCGCTGTTCACCGCACCGCTTGCCTGGTGGTTGATCGGCGAGCGGATGGGCACCTGGCGCGTGATTTCCGTAACGATGATCTTCGCAGGCGCCATGTTCCTCGTTCTCGATGCCTCCGAAAGTGGCGCACCGAACGAATGGCTCGGTGACCTGTTATTCTTTGTCGGAGCGGCGTCCTGGTCGGTGTTCGGTGTTCTGGCGCGGAAATGGAATGTCTTGCCGCTACGCAGCGCAGCGATTGTTGCCACGTTCACATTCGCGATCTACACGCCGATTCATCTGCTCTTCCTGCCCTCGGGTCTGCTCGAAGCCTCCTGGGAAGAAATCGCCGCACAATGGACCTTCCAGGGCCTGATCGTGTTCATGGGTTCCACTCTTGGCTACCCGCGTGCCGTGGCCGCGCTCGGCGCGACACCGACGGCCACTGCCGTCGCCGTCGTTCCCGCAACGGTCGCGTTGATCGCCTGGTACGTGCTGGGAGAACCGCTGAGCGCGGTCGCCGCGGGTGGCGTGACACTGGTCGTCGTCGGCATGATGGCCGGCGGCATTCCCGCCTGGCGACGCGACCCCGGCCTCTCCTCGTAA